One Osmerus mordax isolate fOsmMor3 chromosome 25, fOsmMor3.pri, whole genome shotgun sequence DNA window includes the following coding sequences:
- the rnf214 gene encoding RING finger protein 214 → MDDIDWGSAVDEELTNAAGFHEQTWSDPTTTKWSNGFSSTAVDEIDTFAGGDGLNVPHTTCKGRIHEEQGIQTEDWTTDREVNTEPNWESLMQAVKDCSSVLARHYEELQKQYKEAEAEHSSQVDGLKQKNEESKRQQQAVLDKIESVHVKLQLNCSKTTRKNFAVKKQELNAERSRMEEEKSRLTQELEETNKKLSLLTEEQGEEKQTWARELSELNTEMGRLRREAEEAGLAALRDETAALEVYRDMSLSQVNDWLKEARHYTDTIRMDPSKQHERLRWEQIQAEVHGGLVGLQNQFKDHLQLLQSGHKLESLLTVNLPDLPHIPTVELVISQMVLSPRPPVQHFQMGPPMTMPFAPQHLPSFPAPARVTPPLAPSPSPSHSPLPTAHPSGASLPAVPPSSQPSAQPPPPTNPPPAGKLDKLLEKLGARFPLCTRAQLMSVLQHIKVSRGTMAGMSMEEVTQQVALRLEQNERALQGHTGPPFAARGFPGPPTPIQRPPGPIQRPMAPQQRPAVAQVFNTRPPQPASHSSRKLCLMCQNQVEAVNQHIMSCNHTVHKECISVWLQSSKNNSCPFCPAK, encoded by the exons ATGGACGATATCGACTGGGGGTCGGCTGTAGATGAGGAGTTGACAAA TGCTGCAGGATTCCACGAGCAAACGTGGTCAGACCCCACCACTACTAAGTGGTCTAATGGCTTTAGCTCGACTGCTGTTGACGAGATCGACACATTTGCCGGCGGAGATGGACTCAACGTTCCTCACACAACCTGTAAGGGTCGGATACACGAGGAACAAGGCATTCAG ACTGAAGACTGgaccacagacagagaggtgaacACAGAGCCAAACTGGGAGTCGTTGATG CAAGCTGTGAAGGACTGCAGCTCTGTGCTGGCCAGACACTACGAGGAGCTCCAGAAGCAGTATAAAGAGGCGGAGGCCGAGCACAGCAGCCAAGTAGACGGCTTGAAGCAGAAGAACGAAGAGAGCAAACGGCAGCAGCAG gccGTTTTGGACAAGATCGAATCGGTGCACGTGAAGCTGCAGCTGAACTGCAGCAAGACGACCCGCAAGAACTTTGCCGTCAAGAAGCAGGAGCTTAATGCGGAGAGAAGcagaatggaggaggagaagagcag actGACCCAGGAGTTGGAGGAGACCAACAAGAAACTGAGCCTCCTTACAGAAGAACAAGGCGAGGAGAA gcagACCTGGGCGCGGGAGCTGTCCGAGCTCAACACGGAGATGGGGCGCCTCCGCAGAGAGGCCGAGGAGGCCGGCCTCGCTGCCCTGAGGGACGAG ACGGCTGCCTTGGAGGTGTATAGGGACATGTCCCTGTCACAAGTGAACGACTGGTTGAAGGAAGCCAGGCATTACACTGACACCATCCG GATGGATCCGTCCAAGCAGCACGAGAGGCTGAGGTGGGAGCAGATCCAAGCGGAGGTGCACGGCGGTCTCGTGGGCCTCCAG aACCAGTTCAAGGATCATCTTCAGCTGCTGCAAAGCGGCCACAAGTTAGAGAGCCTTCTCACGGTCAACCTGCCGGACCTTCCCCACATccctacg gTGGAACTGGTTATCAGTCAGATGGTCTTGTCACCCAGACCCCCTGTGCAGCATTTCCAGATGGGACCCCCCATGACGATGCCCTTCGCCCCCCAGCACCTTCCATCCTTCCCAGCCCCTGCCAGGGTGACCCCTCCACTCGCCCcgtccccatccccctctcattcCCCTCTCCCCACGGCGCACCCCAGTGGCGCCAGCCTCCCAGCGGTGCCCccttcctcccagccctctgccCAGCCCCCCCCGCCCACTAACCCCCCACCTGCCGGCAAACTGGACAAGCTGCTGGAGAAACTGGGGGCCAGGTTTCCACTCTGCACCAG GGCCCAGCTCATGTCTGTGTTGCAGCACATCAAGGTGTCCCGAGGCACCATGGCCGGCATGTCCATGGAGGAGGTCACCCAGCAGGTGGCGCTGAGGCTGGAACAGAACGAGCGAGCG CTCCAGGGACACACCGGGCCTCCTTTCGCAGCCAGGGGCTTTCCTGGCCCGCCAACCCCAATCCAACGCCCCCCAGGCCCCATCCAGAGACCCATGGCCCCTCAGCAAAGACCCGCGGTAGCGCAAGTCTTCAACACCAGGCCGCCTCAG CCTGCGTCTCACAGCAGTCGTAAACTGTGTCTCATGTGCCAAAACCAAGTGGAGGCGGTCAATCAGCACATCATGAGCTGCAATCACACCGTACACAAGGAG TGCATCAGTGTGTGGCTGCAGTCCAGCAAGAACAACTCCTGCCCCTTCTGCCCGGCTAAATGA
- the apoa1a gene encoding apolipoprotein A-Ia, whose protein sequence is MKFVALALTLLLAVGSHAMALQNDAPSQLEHVRAAAMVYLTQVKETAMKTLDHLDGTEYAEYKVKLSESLDQLHAYAQTASETITPYGDAYSAQLLDATKDVRERVMADVEDLRVQLEPKREELRQVLQKHMDDYRAKLEPVFEEYLTKNKEDVEALRAKLQPLLEEMRSKVEANVEETKSKLLPMVEVVRNKMTARLEELRTMAAPYADEYKEQLTKAVSEVREKVAPHAQDLQGKLEPYMQDLKTRVMALYETLSQALKA, encoded by the exons ATGAAATTTGTGGCTCTTGCACTGACCCTCTTGTTGGCCGTCG GCTCCCATGCCATGGCTCTGCAGAACGATGCTCCTTCCCAGCTGGAGCATGTCAGGGCTGCCGCCATGGTGTACCTGACCCAGGTTAAGGAGACCGCCATGAAGACCCTCGACCACCTGGACGGAACCGAGTACGCCGAGTACAA gGTCAAGCTCTCCGAGAGCCTGGACCAGCTGCACGCGTACGCCCAGACCGCCTCCGAGACCATCACCCCCTACGGCGACGCCTACTCCGCCCAGCTCCTGGACGCCACCAAGGACGTGCGCGAGCGCGTCATGGCCGACGTGGAGGACCTGCGCGTCCAGCTGGAGCCCAAGCGCGAGGAGCTGAGGCAGGTCCTGCAGAAGCACATGGACGACTACCGTGCCAAGCTCGAGCCCGTCTTCGAAGAGTACTTGACCAAGAACAAGGAGGACGTCGAGGCCCTCAGGGCCAAGCTGCAGCCCCTGCTCGAGGAGATGCGCTCCAAGGTGGAGGCTAACGTGGAGGAGACCAAGTCCAAGCTCCTGCCCATGGTGGAGGTCGTCCGCAACAAGATGACCGCCCgcctggaggagctgaggacCATGGCTGCCCCCTACGCCGACGAGTACAAGGAGCAGCTCACCAAGGCCGTGAGCGAGGTGAGGGAGAAGGTGGCCCCCCACGCCCAGGACCTCCAGGGCAAGCTGGAGCCCTACATGCAAGACCTGAAGACCAGGGTGATGGCTCTCTACGAGACCCTGTCCCAGGCCCTCAAGGCATAA
- the pafah1b2 gene encoding platelet-activating factor acetylhydrolase IB subunit beta produces MSGDEMNPAAVAEPVEDVQGDGRWISQHMRFVQECKDAEPEVLFVGDSMVQLMQQYEIWREIFSPLHALNFGIGGDTTCNVLWRLQNGELDNIRPKVAVVWVGTNNHEHTAEQVAGGILAIAQLLTSRLSKAKVVVLGLLPRGERPNPLREKNAAVNGFLRSWLPRLGQAQFLDVGAGLVHTDGSITPQDMFDFLHLTAAGYRAVAKPLSELLLQILEEKPEERKASLV; encoded by the exons ATGAGTGGCGACGAGATGAACCCCGCAGCGGTGGCCGAGCCGGTGGAGGATGTGCAAGGCGACGGGCGCTGGATATCCCAG CACATGCGGTTTGTTCAAGAGTGCAAGGATGCTGAGCCTGAGGTGCTGTTTGTGGGAGACTCCATGGTGCAGCTTATGCAACAGTACGAG ATCTGGCGAGAGATCTTTTCTCCTTTGCACGCGCTCAACTTCGGCATTGGGGGGGACACCACCTGTAATGTGCTGTGGAGGCTGCAGAACGGAGAACTGGATAACATCAGACCCAAG GTCGCGGTGGTGTGGGTAGGAACCAACAATCACGAGCACACAGCGGAGCAAGTTGCAGGGGGGATCCTCGCCATCGCACAGCTGCTCACATCCCGCCTTTCCAAGGCCAAGGTCGTCGTGCTG GGCCTGCTGCCTCGCGGCGAGAGGCCCAACCCCCTGAGGGAGAAGAACGCGGCGGTCAACGGCTTCCTGCGCTCCTGGCTCCCGCGGCTGGGCCAGGCGCAGTTCCTGGACGTGGGCGCGGGCCTCGTGCACACCGACGGCTCCATCACCCCCCAGGACATGTTTGACTTCCTGCACCTGACGGCGGCGGGGTACCGCGCCGTGGCCAAGCCCCTGAGCGAGCTGCTGCTCCAGATCCTGGAGGAGAAGCCCGAGGAGAGGAAGGCCTCGCTGGTCTGA
- the rnf167 gene encoding E3 ubiquitin-protein ligase RNF167: MMTVWCMGARLGVLAIALCCTLAPIPTHAYIYAHYSNMTTMLFEDLPALFGSDLPNEGLMGLLVESRPLNGCTPIEPPPPLPSPSDANATKFIVLIRRYDCNFDIKVLHAQQAGFSAAIVHNMYADTLLNMGYSNDTIAEEIEIPSVFTSYYASQILRNFIIPERGAYVILKPEFAFPLSYYLIPFTGVVGMIILVMVVIMIVRCVQYRKRMRKNRLTKEQLKKIPIHKFSKGDEYDVCAICLDEYEEGDKLRVLPCSHAYHCKCVDPWLTLTKKTCPVCKQRVTRPNPEYSESESEEEGVRGGGGEEGAEGEADTERTPLLRSANPGSPTGSPGAYSATVVTVTTAQCLGTPPLCDSPVLGYEGYYSPEEDSDSDAGEGGEDAHPSDDDTAQLIGRGPVGV; the protein is encoded by the exons ATGATGACTGTATGGTGCATGGGTGCCCGCCTGGGGGTCCTGGCTATAGCACTCTGCTGCACACTGGCACCAATACCTACACATGCCTACATTTATGCT CATTATAGCAATATGACCACCATGTTGTTTGAGGACCTGCCTGCCTTGTTTGGATCGGACCTGCCCAACGAGGGACTAATG GGTTTGCTGGTGGAATCACGCCCACTCAATGGGTGCACACCCATAGAGCCCCCACCACCTCTGCCTTCACCCAGCGATGCTAATGCCACTAAATTTATTGTGCTCATCCGACGCTATGACTGCAATTTTGACATCAAG GTCCTGCATGCTCAGCAAGCTGGATTTAGTGCAGCGATCGTTCACAACATGTACGCTGACACTTTGCTGAACATGGGCTACAGCAATG ACACAATAGCGGAGGAGATCGAGATACCTTCAGTGTTCACCAGCTACTATGCCTCCCAAATTCTGAGGAATTTTATTATTCCTGAGCGAGG GGCATATGTGATCCTCAAGCCTGAGTTCgcctttcccctctcctactACCTCATCCCCTTCACTGGAGTGGTGGGCATGATCATCCTTGTGATGGTTGTAATCATG ATCGTCCGTTGCGTGCAGTACAGAAAGCGGATGAGGAAGAATAGACTGACCAAGGAGCAGCTGAAGAAGATTCCCATTCACAAGTTCAGTAAAG GGGATGAATATGATGTATGTGCAATTTGTCTGGACGAGTATGAAGAGGGCGACAAACTCCGAGTGTTACCTTGTTCACACG CATATCACTGCAAGTGTGTGGACCCCTGGCTCACCCTGACTAAGAAGACTTGCCCGGTGTGCAAACAGCGTGTCACCCGACCCAACCCAGAGTACTCCGAGTCTGAATCCGAGGAAGAgggggtcagagggggaggaggggaggagggagccgAGGGGGAGGCCGACACTGAACGCACCCCCCTGCTCCGCTCCGCTAACCCGGGGTCTCCCACAGGCAGCCCGGGGGCCTACTCGGCCACTGTGGTCACGGTAACCACCGCCCAGTGCCTCggcacccctcccctctgtgaCTCCCCAGTCCTGGGCTATGAGGGCTACTACTCCCCTGAAGAAGACTCTGACTCTGATGCCggtgaagggggagaggacGCTCACCCTTCCGATGATGACACTGCTCAGCTCATTGGAAGGGGGCCTGTGGGCGTGTGA